The Prionailurus viverrinus isolate Anna chromosome C1, UM_Priviv_1.0, whole genome shotgun sequence DNA window CAGACCCAGGAACCAGGTGAGGAGTGTGTCTGAGGCCCCACCGACATTAGGAACCTCCAGAGGTGACACACCCCTCCTAGGAGAGAGCCTGAGTCGCCTCACCCTAGACATCTGGAGCCAAGGGAGATGCAGGGATCCCTGAATGCATCCTCTAGTCCACAGCTGGGAACACAGGCCCAGACAGGCTGGCACCGCAAGGCAGGGGGAAGCTGGGCCCAGGTTCAGTTCTGTGTGAACCTCGTATTCTGTCAATTCACCAACTCAACTTTTATCGAGTACCTACTCAACGGAGATACAACACCTACCTACTGAGATACAGCAGGGAGCCAATTACAAGCAGCCTTTCCTCATGTAGTGTGCATTCTTGTGAGTGAACagtgaacttattttttttttttaagtttcatttatttattttgagagagagagcgagagcacacatccagggggaaggcagagagagagagggagagaaagaaccccaagcaggatctgtgctgcttgagcccatgaactgtgagatcatgaccggagctgaaatcaagagtctcatgcttaactgactgagccagcgaggcgcCCCAGGACTCTAGTCTTCCATTTGATAAAATCAATTATACTAAAGTAAAAAGGACCAAAAAGATTTGTTTTACCACTTTCCCAGGTGTGTTGCTGTGTCCAACTCTTCCCCAAGTTGCCGTGTGATTCTGGGCAGTTCTGCCCCTCTTTGGTTCTTAGTCTTCCCAGATGTAGGATAATGCCTTGTAGTCAATCATCTCTGGGGTCTCTGCTGGGTCTGACCACCTGGGATGCAGTGAAGCAGGTTCCTTCTCAACCGCGCCCAGTCCAACGAACCTCTGGTGGCATCTGGGTCTGAGCAGGTGGGGCCCGGCTCTTCAGGGCCTGGAGATGCTCACCCACGGCCGCATCCCAGTTTCCACCCCTCCTCTTCCAGGTGCCATTACAGCACTCTGGCCTTCTCGCTTCTGGCCCATGTCCTCGCAGCGCACACTGCTCAGGGCGACTACCAGCGCTGGATCCTGGAGAACGTGCTGGAACCGCTGGGCATGGAGGACACGGGCTTCGACCTCACGCCCCTAGTGCGCGCCCGCCTGGCGGCTGGCTTCTACGGCAGCGGCCGGCCGGCGCCGCTCTACGACCTGGGCTGGTACCGGCCGTCCGGCCAGATGTACTCCACCCCGGCAGACCTGGCCAAGCTGGCCATGGTGCTCCTGGGCGGCGGGCCCCCGCTCCTGCGGCCCGACGCGGCCAAGGCCCTGCTGGCGCCGCTGCTGGCCTGCTCGGGCGCCTACTTCGCCAACGAGACGGGCACCCCGTGGGAGTTCCACGCGCAGGGGGGCTACCGCGTGGTGCGCAAGGACGGCGACCTGGACGGCTACGCCGCCACCTTCTCCCTGGTGCCGCCGCTGCGCCTGAGCCTCGTGCTGCTGCTGGCGGGGCCGCGGCCACCCGGGCGCGACCTGGTGGCGCAGGCCTACGACGTGCTCCTGCCCGCCATGGAGAGGGCCCTACGCGAGGCCgagcccagccccgccccgccgcccagCGCGCGCCCCTTCGCCGGCTACTTCACCTTCGCCAACCAGACCTTCTACGAGGTGCGCCCCGGGCCGGAGGGCGAGCTGCGCCTGCGccagttcgggccccgcgtcgagGCGCTGGTGCCCCCCGCGTTCCGCACGCTGGCGCTGCGTCACCTGCGCGGCCGCGTCTTCCAGCTGCACGTGGCCCGCGAGTTCCCCTGCGAGCTGCCGCTCGGCGACGCCTGGCTCTCCCTCGAGGCGCAGCACGGGCAGCTCGTCAACTTCTACCCCTTGGACCGCCACGGACTGTCCCCTGGCTTCGACGTGCCGGGCCTGAACACCTACCGGGTGCTGCGGCTGCAGCGCAAGCCCGTATTCAAGACCCAGTGACCGCGGGCTCTGTCGGGAGCCTCCCCCTTGCTGGCCTCCGGGCTTTCCGATCTAGAGTTGGAAAGGCGGAGCTGGGGAGATGTGTTAGAGGAGCGAGTAGTTGGCAAAGTGGGGTAGGGTGTTTGCTGCTCAGAGCGTGGACCGCGGACCACAGCTGTTTTTTGTCCACGGGGTGGGAGAGTTCAGTACGGAAATTTAGAGTAAACATTTAGAAACTTTCATAGCAAGTTGATAGAGCCCCTTTGGGCTTGTATTTTGTCTTCGTACTAAAAATCaactgagttttaatttttataaaatgaaatgcacACGTTATCAGGGTACCGTTCCATGATTTTGACATTTATGCCACTATAATCAAGATAGGGAAAATTTCCATTATCCCTCAAACGTCTTTCCTATTCTTTTGCGGTCAGTCCCCTTCCCTGCACCCAGCCACCGATCTACTTTTATCATCGTGGATGATTTTGCCTGTTCTGgagtttcatataaatagaatcatacagtgtaGCCGTTTGGgtcgctccccccgcccccagcatgACGTTTTTGAGGTTCAcccatgtctgtgtgtgtatcaAAAGTTTGTTCCTTTCTATTGCGAAGTAGCATTCCACTGTATGAGTACACCACGTTTGCTCATCCCTTCacctgtcgatggacatttgggttgtttccagattGGGGCTGCTATGAAAAAGCATTCCTGTATAAGTCTTTTTGTGAAtacgtgttttcatttcttttggtaaatatctaGGCAAGCCGTGAAGTTTTCCGAAGCACcggtaccattttgcatttccaccggCAACATGTGACCCTTCTGTTACTCCACATCTTTGTGAAAACTTAGCATTGTCAGTCTTTCCAACTTTAGGCGTGCTAGCGGTTGTGAAGTCCTGtcccactgtggttttaattgcaTTGTATTGCTCATATTGTAGAGATTCTTTCTATGCTCTGGATACAAGTGCTTTGTCAGAGCtggtattgcaaatattttccctcagTCTTTGGTTTGCCTTTCCAGTTTCTTAGCGATGTCTTTTGgtgaagagcagaagttttaaaatgttgatggCTTTTATGCCTGTTGGACCTAATACAAAATTTAAGCTAGCGTTTTGCATGTccgtttaaaaattaaactttatattttgaggtaattgtagattcacatacaGTCGAAAGAAATAACCAGTGTGCCATTAACCCAGTTTCCTCCAATGgaaacatcttgcaaaactgtagTACAATATCGTAGGCAAGTTGATAGAGTCATTGACATTGATGGAGTCAAGatagagaacattttcatcatcacaaGAATCCCTCTTGCCCTTTTCTAGCCATGCCCAGTTGCTTACCAACACAACCCCCTCCTGAACTcctagcaaccaccaatctggtttccatttctgtaattttgtcatttcaagaatattat harbors:
- the LACTBL1 gene encoding putative beta-lactamase-like 1 gives rise to the protein MTGCFLWQYHLPKLDTSSLGPEVASAPVRMCPRHPEPVPLAHPLPVLKEALEKVDRILRQALSAPGLAAMSAVVIHNDTVLWTGNFGRKNGSDPASGPPNEYTMYRISSISKIFPVLMLYRLWEEGTVASLDDPLERYASTFTINNPLGMASAPEQQSLMDELEKVGPAPRPSSVTLRRMASQLSGLPRRLRSTSLLWRGSTQEALSLLKDDVLVADPGTRCHYSTLAFSLLAHVLAAHTAQGDYQRWILENVLEPLGMEDTGFDLTPLVRARLAAGFYGSGRPAPLYDLGWYRPSGQMYSTPADLAKLAMVLLGGGPPLLRPDAAKALLAPLLACSGAYFANETGTPWEFHAQGGYRVVRKDGDLDGYAATFSLVPPLRLSLVLLLAGPRPPGRDLVAQAYDVLLPAMERALREAEPSPAPPPSARPFAGYFTFANQTFYEVRPGPEGELRLRQFGPRVEALVPPAFRTLALRHLRGRVFQLHVAREFPCELPLGDAWLSLEAQHGQLVNFYPLDRHGLSPGFDVPGLNTYRVLRLQRKPVFKTQ